A single region of the Ancylobacter novellus DSM 506 genome encodes:
- a CDS encoding ABC transporter ATP-binding protein: MSGAPVLSVRELSRHYATGGGMVRALDGVSLDVAAGELVGVFGPSGSGKSTFLMLAGLLENPTSGEVWLAGERVSHAGADLDALRETRRKRIGFVFQKANLIPFLSAVENVALSLELADVAPADARAHGRRLLATLDLAHRADNLPAKLSGGEQQRVAVARALANAPPLILADEPTAALDSVRGRQVMEIFRRIAGTRGAAVLVITHDPRSTDLFDRIVHFEDGRMVPD; encoded by the coding sequence GTGAGCGGCGCGCCCGTGCTCTCGGTGCGCGAGCTCTCGCGCCATTACGCCACTGGCGGGGGAATGGTGCGGGCGCTCGACGGCGTGTCGCTGGACGTCGCCGCCGGCGAGTTGGTCGGCGTCTTCGGGCCCAGCGGCTCGGGCAAGAGCACCTTCCTCATGCTGGCCGGACTTCTGGAAAACCCGACTTCCGGCGAGGTCTGGCTGGCGGGCGAGCGGGTCTCCCATGCCGGCGCCGACCTCGACGCGCTGCGCGAGACGCGGCGCAAGCGCATCGGCTTCGTGTTCCAGAAGGCCAATCTGATCCCGTTCCTGTCGGCGGTGGAAAATGTCGCGCTGAGCCTCGAACTCGCCGATGTGGCCCCTGCCGATGCCCGCGCCCATGGGAGGCGGCTGCTCGCCACGCTCGACCTCGCGCACCGCGCCGACAACCTGCCGGCGAAGCTGTCGGGCGGCGAGCAGCAGCGCGTCGCAGTGGCGCGGGCGCTCGCCAACGCCCCGCCGCTCATCCTCGCCGACGAGCCCACGGCGGCGCTCGACAGCGTGCGGGGCCGTCAGGTGATGGAGATCTTCCGCCGCATCGCCGGCACGCGGGGGGCCGCCGTGCTGGTGATCACGCATGATCCGCGCTCGACCGACCTGTTCGACCGCATCGTCCATTTCGAGGACGGACGGATGGTCCCGGACTGA
- a CDS encoding ABC transporter permease, whose product MNLALKDTLHAPTRFALTALGVAFLVMAVIGMTGLYRGIVEDALLILDRIDADLWVVQGERAGPFAEGSAVASDMDRRVEGVPGVADVRRFTQFSQQFSFAGASRRATVTGVDVPRDDGRWLPLAEGRWLGGSRYDAVADASTGLKVGDRIQLARDVYTVVGLTRQMVDSAGDGLLFVGINDAAVIARRRTSEEVHLARAAGSGGGAVSADASSVAQESKISAVLVRLDPAADAARVIATMQRWGDVRVMTMGEQRDLMLNARLWKLRLQILTFTGMILVITAIVVSLIVYTMTIEKLHEIALLKLMGARESVVVGLIGQQAALIGIAGYVLAIGLSGLIFPLFPRRVVMLPADLAQVALALTLVCAAAAWVGIARASRVGAREVLS is encoded by the coding sequence ATGAACCTGGCGCTGAAGGACACGCTGCACGCCCCGACCCGCTTCGCGCTCACTGCGCTCGGCGTCGCCTTCCTCGTCATGGCGGTGATCGGCATGACCGGCCTCTATCGCGGCATCGTCGAGGATGCGCTGCTGATCCTCGACCGGATCGATGCCGACCTCTGGGTCGTGCAGGGCGAGCGCGCCGGGCCCTTCGCCGAAGGCTCGGCGGTGGCGTCCGACATGGACCGGCGCGTGGAGGGCGTGCCGGGCGTCGCGGATGTGCGGCGCTTCACCCAGTTCAGCCAGCAGTTCAGCTTCGCCGGCGCCTCGCGCCGCGCCACCGTGACCGGCGTCGACGTGCCACGCGACGACGGACGCTGGCTGCCGCTCGCCGAGGGACGCTGGCTCGGCGGCAGCCGCTACGACGCGGTGGCGGACGCCAGCACCGGCCTCAAGGTCGGCGACCGGATACAGCTGGCGCGCGACGTCTACACGGTCGTCGGGCTCACGCGGCAGATGGTGGACTCGGCCGGCGACGGGCTGCTTTTCGTCGGCATCAACGACGCGGCCGTCATCGCGCGTCGCCGCACCTCGGAAGAGGTCCATCTGGCCCGCGCCGCGGGGAGCGGCGGCGGCGCCGTCAGCGCCGATGCGAGCTCGGTGGCGCAGGAGAGCAAGATTTCCGCGGTCCTGGTCCGGCTCGATCCCGCCGCCGACGCCGCGCGCGTGATCGCCACCATGCAGCGCTGGGGCGACGTGCGGGTCATGACCATGGGCGAGCAGCGCGACCTGATGCTCAATGCCCGGCTCTGGAAGCTGCGCCTGCAGATCCTGACCTTCACCGGGATGATCCTCGTCATCACCGCCATCGTGGTGTCGCTCATCGTCTACACCATGACCATCGAGAAACTGCACGAGATCGCGCTGCTCAAGCTGATGGGCGCCCGCGAAAGCGTCGTGGTCGGCCTCATCGGCCAGCAGGCCGCGCTCATCGGCATCGCCGGCTACGTCCTGGCCATCGGCCTGTCCGGGCTGATCTTCCCGCTCTTTCCGCGCCGCGTGGTGATGCTGCCGGCCGACCTCGCGCAGGTCGCCCTCGCTCTCACCCTCGTCTGCGCCGCCGCGGCGTGGGTCGGCATCGCCCGCGCCTCACGGGTCGGGGCGCGGGAGGTGCTGTCGTGA
- a CDS encoding efflux RND transporter periplasmic adaptor subunit, translated as MNVQPGLDQFLSLEAPLPRPRRRRGLRLAALAAAVLAIGFVGVRYFYPHAVEGEVLRPGMLDVELQGPGTLSALTEASVGSRIQARIEELAVDRNDVVAKGETLARLAFDDLSGEFDAAEASAHAAERTVSVAQAERDRAVATLEKARATHERQVALLAKGVASEAGLEDALATRRQAEADLARAGRAVEQAEAERDAATARIAVARAQLDDSVLRAPISGVVVSRTHHVGEVLTPGSEVLHLVDPASLVLTARLDESVISAVLPGQAARVTFTRAEDPISGHVLRLRREVDEETREFEIDITLDTLPANWALGQRAMARIMIERRGPVLTVPTSFLVWCDGRPGVWVATRARARWREVTLGEAGAKRVEIRRGLDAGQKILKPGDLYPFMRVRLAGPAT; from the coding sequence ATGAACGTCCAGCCCGGCCTCGACCAGTTCCTGTCGCTCGAGGCGCCGCTCCCGCGCCCGCGTCGCCGCCGCGGGCTTCGGCTCGCTGCCCTCGCGGCGGCGGTCCTGGCGATCGGGTTCGTCGGCGTGCGCTACTTCTATCCGCATGCGGTGGAGGGCGAGGTTCTCCGGCCGGGCATGCTGGACGTCGAGCTTCAGGGACCGGGGACGCTGTCGGCCTTGACCGAGGCCAGCGTCGGCAGCCGCATCCAGGCGCGCATCGAGGAGCTCGCCGTCGATCGCAACGACGTGGTCGCCAAGGGCGAGACGCTCGCCCGCCTCGCCTTCGACGACCTCAGCGGCGAGTTCGACGCTGCCGAGGCGAGCGCCCATGCCGCCGAGCGCACGGTGAGCGTCGCGCAGGCCGAACGCGACCGCGCCGTCGCGACGCTGGAGAAGGCGCGCGCGACGCATGAAAGGCAGGTCGCGCTGCTCGCCAAGGGCGTCGCCAGCGAGGCCGGGCTGGAAGACGCGCTCGCCACCCGCCGCCAGGCCGAGGCGGACCTCGCGCGCGCCGGCCGCGCCGTCGAGCAGGCCGAGGCCGAGCGCGACGCCGCGACGGCGCGCATCGCCGTCGCCCGCGCCCAGCTCGACGACAGCGTGCTGCGTGCGCCGATCTCCGGCGTGGTGGTGTCGCGCACGCACCATGTCGGCGAGGTGCTGACGCCGGGCAGCGAGGTGCTGCACCTCGTCGATCCCGCCAGCCTCGTGCTCACCGCGCGGCTGGACGAGAGCGTCATATCCGCCGTCCTGCCGGGACAGGCGGCGCGCGTCACCTTCACTCGCGCCGAGGACCCGATTTCCGGCCATGTCCTCAGGCTCAGGCGCGAGGTCGACGAGGAGACGCGGGAATTCGAGATCGACATTACGCTCGATACGCTTCCCGCCAACTGGGCGCTCGGCCAGCGCGCCATGGCGCGTATCATGATCGAGCGGCGCGGCCCGGTGCTGACCGTGCCGACGTCGTTCCTCGTCTGGTGCGACGGGCGCCCCGGCGTATGGGTCGCGACCCGTGCTCGCGCGCGGTGGCGTGAGGTGACGCTGGGCGAGGCGGGTGCGAAGCGCGTCGAAATCCGGCGCGGCCTCGACGCCGGCCAGAAGATCCTCAAACCCGGCGACCTCTACCCGTTTATGCGCGTGCGCCTTGCCGGTCCCGCCACATGA
- a CDS encoding response regulator: MTAARVLLVEDDRDIRSLLVDFLGGEGYDVEAVGSGALMDRALMRGMPDLVILDIMLPGEDGLSICRRLRTKSRVPILMLTAKHDDIDRIVGLEIGADDYLGKPFNPRELLARIRALLRRASGPLSAGVPERRRRRFAGLVADLDARTVVDDGGQRVNLTTAEFDLLTCFLERPGRVLSRDQLLDWTRGRAGGDPFDRTIDVTVSRLRGKLSRCIGEAEQPITTVRNVGYLFSADVREA, encoded by the coding sequence ATGACAGCCGCAAGAGTGCTTCTGGTCGAGGACGACCGCGACATTCGCAGCCTGCTCGTCGATTTCCTTGGCGGCGAGGGCTACGACGTCGAGGCGGTCGGAAGCGGCGCCTTGATGGACCGGGCGCTGATGCGCGGCATGCCCGACCTCGTCATCCTCGACATCATGCTGCCCGGCGAGGACGGGCTGTCGATCTGCCGGCGGCTCAGGACGAAAAGCCGTGTGCCGATCCTCATGCTCACCGCCAAGCATGACGACATCGACCGTATCGTCGGACTGGAGATCGGCGCCGACGACTATCTCGGCAAGCCGTTCAACCCGCGCGAACTGCTCGCGCGCATCCGCGCCCTGCTGCGCCGCGCCTCCGGTCCCTTGTCCGCGGGCGTGCCGGAGCGGCGGCGCCGGCGTTTCGCGGGGCTGGTCGCCGACCTCGATGCGCGCACGGTGGTGGACGATGGTGGGCAGCGCGTGAATCTCACCACCGCCGAGTTCGACCTGCTGACCTGCTTCCTCGAGCGGCCCGGCCGCGTGCTCTCGCGCGACCAACTGCTCGACTGGACCCGCGGGCGCGCTGGCGGCGACCCGTTCGACCGCACCATCGACGTCACCGTCTCGCGGCTGCGGGGCAAGCTGTCCCGCTGCATCGGCGAGGCCGAACAGCCGATCACCACCGTGCGCAATGTCGGCTACCTGTTCTCGGCCGACGTGCGCGAGGCCTGA
- a CDS encoding ATP-binding protein produces the protein MRLGLLARIILIVAVALFAIQLLALFFYFGAGEGRRTLGEGSPSLSRQVASLVLLVDKVPADLRPALLEAFSENGRTATIVPALPDDFTRTNGLIRIERSIRAALALRGAEGRQVWARLEGRSESGRGDTLSVYVELADGGYLWLDVEDRVTVRLLGVPIGFFAGLFGVIVALAALVAVAREMRPITRLAREVDRVGEGIDPVAIPERGAPELRKLIRAVNAMQKRIAALVRNRTLTLGAISHDLRTYLTRLRLRVEMMPESRHRAGAIADVEAMQALVADTLDFAQDSFVPTEPVRADLATALRRYAAEQNDARIVLDVPDGPVHVAMGDKALGRVVANLVGNALRYGERAFAGIKTGGARVVLVIEDEGPGIPAEERERVFEPFHRLEASRNRDSGGTGLGLTIVRRLVERHGGSIELGTSRRGGLAVRVMLPRTEPPA, from the coding sequence ATGCGCCTCGGCCTGCTCGCCCGCATCATCCTCATCGTCGCGGTGGCGCTTTTCGCCATCCAGCTGCTGGCGCTGTTCTTTTATTTCGGGGCCGGCGAAGGCCGCCGGACGCTCGGCGAGGGTTCGCCCTCCCTGTCGCGGCAGGTCGCGTCGCTGGTCCTGCTGGTCGACAAGGTGCCCGCCGACCTTCGGCCCGCTTTGCTCGAAGCCTTCAGCGAGAATGGCCGCACCGCCACGATCGTCCCCGCTCTTCCCGACGATTTCACCCGCACCAACGGGCTGATCCGGATCGAGCGGTCGATCCGTGCCGCATTGGCGCTGCGCGGCGCGGAGGGGCGGCAGGTCTGGGCGCGGCTCGAGGGGCGCAGCGAGAGCGGGCGCGGCGACACGCTGAGCGTCTATGTCGAGCTCGCCGACGGCGGCTATCTCTGGCTCGACGTCGAGGACCGCGTCACCGTCCGGCTGCTCGGCGTGCCCATCGGCTTCTTCGCCGGCCTGTTCGGCGTCATCGTCGCCCTTGCCGCGCTGGTGGCGGTCGCGCGCGAGATGCGGCCGATCACCCGCCTCGCCCGCGAGGTCGACCGGGTGGGCGAGGGCATCGATCCCGTGGCGATACCCGAGCGCGGCGCGCCGGAGTTGCGCAAGCTGATCCGCGCGGTGAACGCCATGCAGAAGCGCATCGCCGCCCTGGTGCGCAACCGCACGCTGACGCTCGGCGCCATCTCGCACGACCTGCGCACCTATCTCACCCGCCTGCGCCTGCGCGTCGAGATGATGCCGGAGAGCCGCCACCGGGCCGGCGCCATCGCCGATGTCGAGGCCATGCAGGCGCTGGTCGCGGACACGCTCGACTTCGCGCAGGATTCCTTCGTCCCGACGGAGCCGGTCCGCGCCGATCTCGCCACCGCGCTGCGCCGCTACGCGGCCGAGCAGAACGATGCGCGCATCGTCCTCGACGTGCCGGATGGCCCGGTACATGTCGCCATGGGCGACAAGGCCCTCGGGCGCGTCGTCGCCAACCTCGTCGGCAACGCCTTGCGCTATGGCGAGCGCGCCTTCGCCGGCATCAAGACGGGCGGCGCGCGTGTCGTCCTGGTCATAGAGGACGAAGGCCCCGGCATCCCGGCCGAGGAGCGCGAGCGGGTCTTCGAGCCGTTCCATCGGTTGGAAGCCTCGCGCAACCGCGACAGCGGCGGAACCGGCCTAGGTCTGACCATCGTCCGCCGGCTGGTCGAGCGGCACGGCGGCAGCATCGAGCTCGGTACCAGCCGCCGTGGCGGGCTTGCCGTCCGGGTGATGCTGCCGCGGACCGAGCCGCCGGCCTGA